In one window of Comamonas testosteroni DNA:
- a CDS encoding polyprenyl synthetase family protein, whose amino-acid sequence MREVDIVIAQRLTTSVPLIAQISQYIIAAGGKRLRPALLLLIAGALGHQAKSKYILAAVVELIHTATLLHDDVVDESTLRRGRATANETFGNPASVLVGDFLHTRSFQMMVEVGSMRVLQILSDATNVIAEGEVQQLINTHDASLNEAGYLHVIRSKTAQLFEASAQLAAVLAGATPEVEQACAAYGQALGTAFQIIDDVLDYTGNAQEMGKNLGDDLREGKCTLPLIAAMQRGNAEQAAIVRNAIEQGSTDQLDAVVEIVRSTGALDVARAAAHAEAQRAIDALASLPSNTYTASLLQLASQLLERRT is encoded by the coding sequence ATGCGCGAAGTGGATATCGTCATTGCTCAGCGACTGACAACCAGCGTCCCCCTGATCGCACAGATCTCCCAATACATCATTGCCGCCGGCGGCAAGCGCCTGCGCCCGGCACTGCTGCTGCTGATCGCCGGCGCCCTGGGCCACCAGGCCAAGAGCAAATACATCCTGGCCGCCGTGGTGGAGCTGATTCACACCGCGACCTTGCTGCACGACGATGTGGTGGACGAATCCACGCTGCGTCGTGGCAGGGCCACGGCCAACGAGACCTTTGGCAACCCTGCCAGCGTTCTGGTCGGAGACTTTCTGCACACCCGCTCCTTCCAGATGATGGTGGAAGTGGGCAGCATGCGTGTGCTGCAGATTCTGTCCGACGCCACCAACGTGATCGCAGAAGGCGAAGTCCAGCAGCTCATCAACACTCATGATGCTTCGCTGAATGAGGCCGGTTATCTGCACGTCATCCGCTCCAAGACCGCCCAGCTATTCGAGGCCAGCGCACAGCTGGCAGCCGTGCTGGCGGGTGCCACGCCCGAAGTGGAGCAAGCCTGTGCAGCCTACGGCCAGGCACTTGGAACGGCATTCCAGATCATTGACGATGTGCTCGACTACACCGGCAACGCTCAGGAAATGGGCAAGAACCTGGGCGATGACCTGCGCGAAGGCAAATGCACCCTGCCCCTGATCGCCGCCATGCAGCGCGGCAACGCCGAGCAGGCTGCCATCGTGCGCAACGCCATCGAACAAGGCTCTACGGATCAACTGGATGCCGTAGTGGAAATCGTGCGCAGCACCGGCGCCCTGGACGTTGCCCGAGCCGCCGCGCACGCGGAAGCTCAGCGCGCCATTGATGCTTTGGCTTCGCTGCCAAGCAATACATACACCGCAAGTTTGCTACAATTGGCTTCTCAGCTTTTGGAGCGCCGCACCTGA